The following proteins are encoded in a genomic region of Sorangiineae bacterium MSr12523:
- a CDS encoding helix-turn-helix transcriptional regulator produces the protein MKLDFAEFRCSIARTLDHFEPMWTPLILRDVFFGLRRFDQICVDLGIASNVLTTRLEALVDKGILERVPYQERPPRYEYRPTRKGKDLFPILLGMMHWGDTWLSERAGPPVRIRHEPCGHFTGPRVVCNACGEPITLDNVTVHAGPSALATRGTALLATELPPEEGPKTSRKRLRERLGQAIVATLEVLHSAGTRYQQGRLGRAEHDEAKAFHLVCSNEAHRETGVADLEPP, from the coding sequence ATGAAATTGGACTTTGCCGAATTTCGCTGCTCGATCGCGCGCACGTTGGATCATTTCGAGCCAATGTGGACGCCGCTCATCCTTCGCGATGTCTTCTTCGGATTGCGGAGGTTCGATCAAATATGTGTTGACCTCGGTATCGCATCCAACGTGCTCACCACCCGGCTCGAAGCCTTGGTCGACAAGGGCATACTGGAGCGCGTCCCGTACCAGGAGCGCCCACCGCGTTATGAATATCGCCCCACGCGAAAAGGGAAGGACTTGTTCCCCATTCTTTTGGGAATGATGCACTGGGGCGATACCTGGCTTTCCGAGCGTGCTGGCCCACCGGTACGCATTCGCCACGAACCCTGCGGGCACTTCACCGGCCCCCGCGTGGTATGCAACGCCTGCGGCGAGCCCATTACTTTGGACAATGTCACCGTTCATGCGGGACCTTCTGCGCTGGCCACACGCGGAACTGCCCTTCTCGCAACGGAGCTGCCCCCGGAGGAAGGACCCAAAACATCGCGCAAGCGCCTGCGGGAGCGACTTGGTCAGGCCATCGTGGCCACACTGGAAGTGCTCCATTCGGCCGGGACGCGCTACCAACAGGGACGCCTCGGCCGCGCCGAGCATGATGAGGCGAAAGCTTTTCATCTCGTTTGCAGCAACGAAGCCCATCGGGAAACAGGCGTGGCTGACCTTGAACCTCCCTAG
- the recA gene encoding recombinase RecA, whose amino-acid sequence MDCIADKMKSLKSVLHAVEKQFGKGSIMALGDEYEPEPVGAISTGSLALDLATGIGGYPRGRVIEIYGPEASGKTTLALHAIAQAQQAGGVCAFIDAEHALDIAYARGIGVETEGLLVSQPDTGEQALEITEMLVRSGHVDLIVVDSVAALTPKAELEGDMGDAHMGLQARLMSQALRKLTGAAHRSGTTLMFINQLRQKIGVTFGSPETTTGGNALKFYASMRLDVRRIGQVKVGDELVGGKTRVKVVKNKVAPPFTEAEFEIRFGSGVDTMSELIDLGLLRGLVDKSGNHLSYDGTALGNGRERSRETLNESEDLQSTLREAIMASGPVRPGRRTIDA is encoded by the coding sequence ATGGATTGCATTGCAGACAAGATGAAGTCGTTGAAGAGCGTACTGCACGCGGTGGAAAAGCAATTTGGCAAAGGCTCGATCATGGCGCTCGGTGACGAGTACGAGCCCGAGCCCGTGGGGGCGATTTCCACGGGATCGCTGGCGCTCGACCTGGCGACGGGCATTGGCGGCTACCCGCGTGGCCGCGTCATCGAGATTTACGGGCCGGAGGCCAGTGGCAAAACGACGCTGGCCCTACACGCCATTGCGCAAGCGCAGCAAGCCGGGGGCGTCTGCGCATTCATCGACGCGGAGCACGCGCTAGACATCGCGTATGCCCGCGGAATCGGTGTCGAGACGGAGGGATTGCTCGTTTCCCAACCGGATACTGGGGAGCAGGCCCTCGAGATTACGGAGATGCTCGTTCGCTCGGGTCACGTCGATCTGATCGTGGTCGACTCCGTGGCCGCCCTCACGCCGAAGGCCGAGCTCGAAGGCGATATGGGCGATGCTCATATGGGCCTGCAGGCCCGGCTCATGAGCCAGGCTCTCCGCAAGTTGACCGGTGCCGCACACCGATCTGGGACGACTTTGATGTTCATCAATCAATTGCGTCAGAAAATCGGTGTTACCTTTGGCTCTCCCGAAACGACCACCGGCGGCAACGCACTGAAGTTCTACGCCTCGATGCGGCTCGATGTGCGTCGCATCGGCCAGGTAAAGGTTGGCGACGAGCTCGTGGGCGGCAAAACTCGCGTTAAAGTGGTTAAGAACAAGGTCGCACCCCCTTTCACGGAGGCCGAGTTCGAAATTCGATTTGGTTCCGGCGTCGATACCATGTCCGAACTGATCGATCTGGGGCTTCTGCGCGGACTCGTCGACAAGAGCGGCAATCACCTGTCGTACGATGGGACGGCCTTGGGCAATGGTCGGGAGCGGTCGCGTGAAACGCTCAACGAGAGCGAAGATCTTCAAAGCACGCTGCGCGAGGCCATCATGGCGTCGGGCCCCGTCAGGCCGGGGCGGCGCACGATCGATGCGTGA
- a CDS encoding class I SAM-dependent methyltransferase: protein MIDHPRYDSIGHGYAIRRREDPRYRERILAALGDARTVVNVGAGAGSYEPRDRYVLAVEPSDVMAAQRAKELAPAIRASAGRLPFRDGSLDAAMSILSLHHWDDEREAGVRELRRVATGPVVIVTFDPEVSRAMWLVTDYLPELADMDRRIFPSLEQLSKWLGGTTHVDVLPIPRDTSDWMLGALWAHPERVLDAAARNATSGFARMPPDVVARVVTAVERDLENGTWDARHGHLRKLDAYDAGLRLLVNTPA from the coding sequence ATGATCGATCACCCACGTTATGACTCCATTGGACACGGATACGCCATTCGCCGGCGCGAAGATCCCCGGTATCGAGAGCGCATCCTAGCCGCCCTGGGGGATGCTCGAACCGTCGTGAACGTGGGCGCGGGGGCAGGTTCGTACGAGCCCCGGGATCGCTACGTCCTTGCCGTCGAACCGAGTGACGTCATGGCAGCACAACGCGCCAAGGAGCTGGCCCCGGCCATTCGAGCTTCCGCGGGCCGGCTGCCGTTTCGCGACGGTAGCCTGGACGCCGCCATGTCGATTTTGTCGCTGCACCACTGGGATGACGAGCGAGAAGCCGGCGTCCGGGAATTGCGAAGGGTCGCGACAGGTCCCGTCGTCATCGTGACCTTCGACCCGGAGGTGAGCCGTGCGATGTGGCTCGTGACCGATTACCTGCCGGAGCTGGCCGACATGGATCGCCGCATTTTTCCGAGCCTCGAGCAATTGTCGAAATGGCTCGGTGGAACCACGCATGTCGATGTCCTTCCCATTCCGCGGGATACCTCCGACTGGATGCTAGGTGCCCTCTGGGCACACCCGGAACGCGTTCTCGATGCGGCGGCCCGCAACGCGACTTCGGGTTTCGCCCGCATGCCGCCCGATGTCGTGGCTCGCGTCGTGACCGCGGTCGAACGCGATCTCGAGAACGGCACCTGGGATGCGCGCCACGGGCACTTGCGCAAGCTCGATGCGTACGATGCCGGCCTAAGACTCCTCGTGAACACCCCGGCATAG
- a CDS encoding MFS transporter codes for MWRRIFPDWRGLPRAFWLVCAGTFVNKFGTFVLPFLSIYLTQRREFSPQEAGIVASFFGIGSLVAGPLGGVLADRIGRRRTIIASLGFSAIAVMLLPLARTLPHFATGAFVLGMTGDMYRPAVSALVADVVSPDARPRAYAFLYWAVNLGVACGVPLAGALATFSPRWLFLADGATSLLFVAIIWAGVRETRPAERAGEVEARVSSPTILRDTLFLGFVLLIFPMAFVFDQHLTNLPIDMTDHGLNARQYGLLIAINPALIVVLQPTMGQVARGFNRLGVLAFGALLIAIGFGINAFASTIPIYAISVVIWTFGEMFALPVATALVSDLAPGPARGNYLGIYQSAWGAANMTAPACGAFLLQRYGGSMLWSACFLLCAGAAGGLYALASPMKRRLGQDESIGQSLRASPPAAEACAEAPASRV; via the coding sequence ATGTGGCGTCGCATTTTTCCCGATTGGCGTGGACTCCCGAGGGCGTTCTGGCTCGTTTGCGCAGGCACGTTCGTCAATAAATTCGGCACCTTCGTCCTGCCGTTTCTGTCGATCTACCTCACCCAGCGCAGGGAATTTTCTCCGCAAGAGGCGGGGATCGTGGCCTCGTTCTTCGGCATAGGCTCCTTGGTGGCCGGGCCGCTGGGCGGGGTGCTCGCCGATCGCATCGGGCGACGGCGGACGATCATTGCCAGCCTGGGCTTCAGCGCCATCGCGGTGATGCTGCTGCCTCTGGCTCGAACCCTTCCCCATTTCGCGACCGGCGCTTTCGTCCTGGGCATGACAGGCGACATGTATCGTCCTGCGGTCAGTGCGCTGGTGGCCGACGTGGTGTCGCCGGATGCGCGCCCCCGCGCCTATGCCTTTCTTTACTGGGCCGTGAACCTCGGCGTTGCGTGCGGGGTGCCGCTTGCGGGCGCGCTCGCCACGTTCAGCCCGCGATGGCTCTTCTTGGCGGACGGGGCTACCAGCCTCTTGTTCGTGGCCATCATTTGGGCCGGCGTGCGGGAAACCCGTCCCGCCGAACGCGCCGGTGAGGTCGAGGCGCGTGTTTCCAGCCCCACCATCCTGCGCGATACACTGTTTTTGGGCTTCGTCCTTCTGATCTTTCCGATGGCCTTCGTCTTCGACCAGCACCTGACGAACCTGCCCATCGACATGACCGACCACGGATTGAATGCGCGGCAATACGGGTTGCTCATTGCCATCAACCCCGCGCTGATCGTGGTGTTGCAGCCGACGATGGGGCAGGTTGCCCGAGGATTCAACCGGCTCGGGGTCTTGGCCTTCGGAGCTCTTTTGATTGCCATTGGCTTTGGCATCAATGCCTTTGCCTCCACCATTCCGATTTATGCCATCTCGGTCGTGATTTGGACCTTCGGCGAGATGTTCGCCCTGCCGGTTGCCACTGCCTTGGTCTCCGATTTGGCCCCGGGCCCCGCCCGCGGGAACTACCTCGGCATCTACCAAAGTGCGTGGGGCGCTGCGAACATGACCGCGCCGGCGTGTGGAGCTTTCCTGCTTCAGCGATATGGCGGAAGCATGCTCTGGTCCGCATGCTTTCTACTTTGTGCTGGCGCGGCGGGCGGCCTTTATGCACTGGCCTCGCCGATGAAGCGCCGATTGGGCCAAGACGAGTCCATTGGCCAATCGCTTCGTGCATCACCACCCGCC